The Chryseobacterium geocarposphaerae genome window below encodes:
- a CDS encoding rhomboid family intramembrane serine protease, translating to MSPIVLVTIAATCIYSYVGLNNPQYFEKYKFNVGAIKNRKEYIRLVTSGFLHADFMHLFFNMLSLYLFQEAVTLFFGDIGFLIIYFGSLLLGNLFSLLIYQNQPWYSAIGASGAVSGIIFASIAMAPNEISVNFLPGWLFGTLYFGYSVYMMLNPKQWDNLGHSAHLGGAFFGLVYSVALHPQLAMSNLLFLGIMSLPLIYLAYQIFIKKKIR from the coding sequence ATGAGTCCTATTGTTTTAGTTACTATTGCTGCAACTTGTATATATAGCTATGTTGGACTAAATAATCCGCAGTACTTTGAGAAATACAAGTTCAATGTTGGTGCAATTAAAAACAGAAAAGAATATATAAGATTAGTAACCTCAGGCTTTTTACATGCTGATTTTATGCATTTGTTTTTCAATATGCTTTCCTTATATTTATTTCAGGAAGCGGTTACCTTGTTTTTTGGAGATATAGGATTTTTAATCATCTATTTTGGATCTTTGCTTCTAGGAAATCTGTTTAGCTTATTGATTTATCAAAATCAACCGTGGTATTCTGCAATTGGAGCTTCTGGAGCAGTTTCCGGAATTATTTTTGCCTCTATTGCTATGGCTCCGAACGAAATCAGCGTGAATTTTTTACCAGGATGGCTTTTCGGGACATTGTATTTCGGTTATTCAGTATATATGATGCTAAATCCTAAACAATGGGATAATCTAGGACACTCTGCACATTTGGGAGGTGCTTTTTTCGGATTGGTATATTCTGTTGCATTGCATCCTCAATTAGCGATGAGCAATTTGTTGTTCTTGGGAATTATGTCACTTCCTTTAATATATTTAGCCTATCAGATTTTTATTAAGAAAAAAATAAGGTAA
- a CDS encoding DNA topoisomerase IV subunit B has protein sequence MSQEINPIYSEDNIRTLDWQEHIRLRPGMYIGKLGDGSSADDGIYILLKEILDNSIDEFRMKSGKRIEIKLDDGKVTIRDFGRGIPLGKVVDAVSKMNTGGKYDSKAFKKSVGLNGVGTKAVNALSDYFRVRSFRDGKMKAAEFSRGLITENFDEKDTSDRNGTEISFIPDGEIFLHFKFRKEYIERMLRNYAYLNPGLTILFNGEKFYSENGLKDLLEEELENETLYPIVHLKDHDIEVAITHTDKSQTETYFSFVNGQNTTQGGTHLNAFREAYVKTIREFFNKSFDASDVRKSIVAAVSINVEEPVFESQTKTKLGSNDIGPNGPTVRTFIIDFLKSKLDNFLHKNPEVAEAIQRKILISERERKELSGIQKLARERAKKVSLHNKKLRDCRQHYNDQKAERKAETQIFITEGDSASGSITKSRDVETQAVFSLKGKPLNCYGLTKKVVYENEEFNLLQAALNIEESLEDLRYNQVIIATDADVDGMHIRLLMITFFLQFFPDIIKNGHLYILQTPLFRVRNKKETRYCYTEQERVKALNELGKNPEITRFKGLGEISPDEFKHFIGKDIRLEPVVIGKDQTIDQLLEFYMGKNTPDRQTFILENLVVEDQNIQIKEVLD, from the coding sequence ATGTCACAAGAAATAAACCCAATCTATTCCGAAGATAATATCAGAACCCTCGATTGGCAGGAACACATACGTTTACGTCCCGGAATGTATATCGGGAAACTGGGAGACGGATCTTCTGCTGATGACGGTATTTATATTTTACTTAAAGAAATTCTGGATAACTCGATTGATGAGTTCAGAATGAAATCCGGTAAAAGAATCGAAATAAAACTTGACGACGGTAAAGTTACCATTCGTGACTTTGGCCGTGGTATTCCGCTGGGAAAAGTGGTGGATGCAGTTTCCAAGATGAATACGGGAGGTAAGTATGACAGCAAAGCCTTCAAAAAATCGGTCGGACTGAACGGGGTCGGTACAAAAGCTGTCAATGCTTTGTCAGATTATTTCCGAGTAAGATCTTTCCGTGACGGGAAAATGAAAGCTGCAGAATTTTCGAGAGGATTGATTACTGAAAATTTTGATGAAAAAGATACTTCAGACCGAAACGGTACGGAGATTTCTTTTATTCCCGATGGTGAAATCTTTCTTCATTTTAAATTCCGAAAAGAGTATATTGAAAGAATGCTCCGTAATTATGCATACCTGAATCCGGGACTTACCATTCTTTTCAACGGAGAAAAATTTTATTCTGAAAATGGACTTAAAGATCTATTGGAAGAGGAACTGGAAAACGAAACACTGTATCCGATTGTCCATTTAAAAGACCATGATATAGAAGTTGCCATTACGCACACCGATAAATCGCAGACGGAAACCTATTTTTCCTTTGTAAACGGACAGAATACCACGCAGGGAGGAACACATTTGAATGCCTTCCGTGAAGCGTATGTAAAAACGATTCGTGAGTTTTTTAATAAAAGCTTCGATGCATCAGACGTCAGAAAATCGATTGTTGCTGCGGTTTCCATCAACGTGGAAGAACCGGTTTTCGAATCTCAGACCAAAACAAAGTTGGGATCCAATGATATAGGACCTAACGGACCGACGGTAAGAACTTTTATTATTGATTTCCTAAAAAGTAAATTAGATAATTTCTTGCATAAAAATCCGGAAGTTGCAGAAGCCATCCAAAGGAAAATCTTAATTTCTGAGAGAGAAAGAAAAGAGCTTTCAGGAATTCAGAAGCTGGCAAGAGAAAGAGCAAAAAAAGTATCGCTTCATAATAAGAAACTTCGAGACTGCAGACAGCATTATAACGATCAGAAAGCAGAACGAAAAGCCGAAACCCAGATATTTATTACCGAGGGAGATTCTGCATCCGGATCTATTACAAAATCCAGGGATGTGGAAACACAGGCTGTATTTTCCTTAAAAGGAAAACCTTTGAACTGCTATGGTCTTACGAAAAAAGTGGTTTACGAAAATGAGGAGTTTAATTTGCTTCAGGCTGCTTTAAATATTGAAGAAAGCCTGGAAGATTTAAGATACAATCAGGTTATTATTGCCACCGATGCCGATGTCGATGGGATGCACATCAGATTGCTGATGATTACATTCTTTTTACAATTTTTCCCGGACATTATAAAAAACGGACATCTTTACATCCTACAGACTCCTTTGTTTAGGGTTAGAAATAAAAAAGAGACCAGATATTGCTATACCGAACAGGAAAGAGTAAAAGCGCTGAATGAATTAGGCAAGAATCCTGAAATTACCCGATTTAAAGGATTGGGAGAAATCTCTCCGGATGAATTTAAACACTTCATAGGGAAAGATATCAGACTGGAACCTGTTGTGATAGGGAAAGACCAGACCATTGACCAGCTTTTAGAATTTTATATGGGGAAAAATACTCCCGACAGGCAGACTTTTATTTTAGAAAATCTGGTCGTGGAAGATCAGAATATTCAAATTAAAGAAGTTTTAGATTAA
- a CDS encoding methionine aminotransferase: protein MIQLPLSKLSNIGTTIFSQMTQLANENEAINLSQGFPDFMPDTELLNYVDHFIKKGFNQYAPMGGMIGLKEEIARKIENSHQATYNPDTEITITSGGTQAIFTAIATFVKKEDEVIIFEPAYDCYEPTVELFGGIIKRFEMKAPDYEIDWTAVKNLVSDKTKMIILNNPNNPSGKILKEKDIRELINIVKGTSILILSDEVYENIVFDGKQHLSICKYPELKERSLLVASFGKLFHVTGWKVGYCAAPKNLTDEFRKIHQFNVFSVNTPIQMALAEYMKNDEHYNQLNQFFQEKRDFLRQGLATTSFELLDCEGTYFQALKYDKISDKNDFDFASELTITHKVASVPFSSFYKNKRNDHVIRLCFAKKQETLEKALENLAKL from the coding sequence ATGATACAACTTCCTTTGTCTAAACTTTCCAATATAGGAACTACCATATTCAGCCAGATGACGCAGCTTGCCAATGAAAATGAAGCCATCAATCTTTCTCAGGGATTCCCTGATTTTATGCCCGATACTGAACTTCTGAACTATGTAGATCATTTTATCAAAAAAGGATTTAATCAATATGCTCCTATGGGAGGAATGATCGGTTTAAAGGAAGAAATTGCCAGAAAAATTGAAAATTCTCATCAGGCGACTTATAATCCTGATACTGAAATAACCATCACCTCTGGCGGAACACAGGCTATTTTTACTGCCATTGCCACTTTTGTAAAAAAAGAGGATGAGGTCATTATTTTTGAACCGGCTTACGACTGCTATGAACCTACCGTTGAGCTTTTCGGAGGAATTATAAAACGTTTCGAAATGAAAGCGCCCGATTATGAGATTGACTGGACTGCGGTTAAGAATTTGGTATCAGATAAAACCAAGATGATCATCCTGAACAATCCTAATAACCCTTCAGGAAAGATCTTAAAAGAAAAAGACATCCGGGAATTAATAAATATCGTAAAAGGAACTTCTATTTTGATCCTGAGCGATGAGGTGTATGAAAATATCGTTTTTGACGGAAAGCAGCATCTGAGCATCTGTAAATATCCCGAACTTAAAGAAAGAAGTCTTTTGGTAGCCTCATTCGGAAAATTGTTTCACGTTACGGGCTGGAAAGTCGGTTATTGTGCAGCTCCTAAAAACCTGACCGATGAATTCAGAAAGATCCATCAGTTCAATGTTTTTTCCGTCAATACGCCTATTCAAATGGCTTTGGCCGAGTATATGAAAAATGACGAACATTACAACCAACTCAATCAGTTTTTTCAGGAAAAGAGAGATTTTTTAAGACAGGGATTGGCAACGACTTCCTTTGAGCTTTTAGATTGTGAAGGAACGTATTTCCAAGCTTTGAAATATGATAAAATCTCCGATAAAAATGATTTCGATTTTGCCAGTGAGCTTACCATTACCCATAAAGTGGCAAGTGTTCCGTTCTCGTCTTTTTATAAAAACAAAAGAAATGATCACGTGATCAGGTTATGTTTTGCCAAGAAGCAGGAGACACTGGAGAAAGCCCTTGAAAATCTTGCCAAACTTTAA
- a CDS encoding helix-turn-helix domain-containing protein: MDTSELNRFVVILIYGSLVLLSLLKLSNPLKVNRKANFWFGIFLFLWSSFWLDETLSLVLRSEIQIHSIFMVQFVQFLTPVIFYFSVLFYTNPSFKFKLSDVKYFILPFIFLIILFLQRKETIESDSAFFEFLEIIYISLILIQALFYTGLSYFTIRKHQKKIQQFSANTEGINLNWLEYIILIIFVINIVYIIYNLSYDSTSLNFFINAAFLLVIYFVAFYSLKQKEIYPVEEKQREELISIDENAETEGVRKKLISDDELLKLKNQLETLMDIEKPYLDSELNLIRLSELLSISTHHLSYVINTGFQKNFFQYVNEYRIEYAKKLLKDSSKNKLSILGIAYESGFNSKTSFNTTFKKLTNQTPSEFKK; this comes from the coding sequence ATGGACACATCAGAGTTAAATCGTTTCGTCGTAATACTTATTTATGGTTCATTGGTCTTACTTTCTTTATTAAAGCTTAGTAACCCACTTAAAGTTAATAGAAAAGCGAATTTTTGGTTCGGAATATTTCTTTTTCTATGGTCAAGCTTCTGGTTGGATGAAACGCTGTCTTTGGTATTAAGGTCGGAAATACAGATTCATTCCATTTTTATGGTACAGTTTGTACAATTTTTAACGCCGGTTATATTCTATTTTAGTGTATTGTTTTACACAAATCCTTCATTTAAATTTAAGCTTTCGGATGTTAAATATTTTATTCTGCCCTTTATTTTTCTAATTATTCTTTTCCTTCAAAGGAAAGAAACTATAGAAAGTGATTCTGCTTTTTTTGAATTTCTTGAGATTATTTATATCAGCTTAATTTTGATCCAGGCTCTTTTTTATACCGGACTTTCTTATTTTACGATAAGGAAACATCAGAAAAAGATTCAGCAGTTTTCTGCCAATACGGAAGGAATTAATCTCAATTGGCTGGAATATATTATTCTGATCATCTTTGTTATTAATATAGTTTATATTATTTACAATCTTTCTTATGATTCAACTTCACTGAATTTTTTTATTAATGCTGCTTTTTTATTGGTAATTTATTTCGTGGCATTTTATTCTTTAAAACAGAAAGAAATTTATCCTGTTGAAGAAAAGCAACGTGAAGAATTAATTTCCATTGATGAAAATGCTGAAACGGAAGGAGTAAGGAAAAAGCTGATTTCAGATGATGAACTGTTAAAGCTGAAAAACCAACTTGAAACATTGATGGATATTGAAAAGCCATATCTTGACAGCGAACTTAACCTGATTCGTCTTTCCGAATTACTTTCTATATCTACCCATCATTTGTCTTATGTAATTAATACAGGATTTCAAAAGAATTTTTTCCAGTATGTGAATGAATACCGGATTGAATATGCGAAGAAACTTTTGAAAGATAGTTCGAAAAATAAACTTTCTATTTTAGGCATTGCTTACGAATCCGGATTCAATTCAAAAACGTCTTTTAATACTACTTTTAAAAAGTTGACTAATCAGACTCCTTCTGAGTTTAAAAAATAA
- a CDS encoding NAD-dependent epimerase/dehydratase family protein, which yields MKKIFVTGITGLLGANVVIKLLEDGYFVIALVRKKSNYLGEKNKSLKLIEGDLFSDFSEYLKDVNFIIHIAAETKQNLLSYEGYRKVNYEGVVHLLSQSVNAEKFLFVSTANTLGFGSLDDLGTENDQWKYPFNESFYAKSKLEAENFLLENNKTKVIIVNPTFMIGAYDNKPSSGKIIFWVWKKKLVFYPKGGKNFVNAEDAAKGICKALEKGKPGEKYLLANENLKYKDFFKIVNNVTGQQSVLFLIPDFILIFLGFTGDFLRFIKIKTNLSSANMKALRIDNFYSNQKSINELGVHYQPIEKGITDAVEYFKNTTK from the coding sequence ATGAAAAAAATATTTGTTACAGGAATTACTGGGCTTTTAGGAGCCAATGTTGTTATTAAATTATTAGAAGATGGTTATTTTGTTATTGCTTTGGTGCGCAAGAAAAGCAACTATTTGGGTGAAAAAAATAAGAGTCTAAAACTTATTGAAGGAGATTTGTTTTCAGATTTCTCAGAATATTTAAAAGATGTAAATTTTATTATCCATATTGCCGCGGAGACAAAACAAAATTTGCTGAGTTATGAAGGTTATAGAAAAGTTAATTATGAAGGCGTTGTTCATTTACTCTCGCAAAGTGTAAATGCTGAAAAGTTTTTGTTTGTAAGCACGGCAAATACTTTAGGATTTGGAAGTTTAGATGATTTAGGAACTGAAAATGATCAATGGAAATATCCTTTTAATGAATCTTTTTATGCTAAAAGTAAACTTGAAGCAGAAAATTTTCTTTTAGAGAATAATAAAACGAAAGTAATTATTGTAAATCCAACGTTTATGATTGGTGCCTATGATAATAAACCAAGTTCGGGAAAAATTATCTTTTGGGTTTGGAAAAAAAAGCTTGTTTTTTACCCAAAAGGTGGAAAAAATTTTGTGAATGCAGAAGATGCTGCTAAAGGAATTTGTAAAGCATTGGAAAAAGGAAAGCCAGGTGAAAAATACCTATTAGCCAATGAAAATTTGAAGTATAAGGATTTTTTTAAAATCGTCAATAATGTTACTGGCCAGCAATCGGTATTGTTTCTGATTCCGGACTTTATTTTAATTTTTTTGGGTTTTACAGGAGATTTTTTAAGGTTTATAAAAATTAAAACGAATTTAAGCTCGGCGAATATGAAAGCTCTCCGAATTGATAATTTTTATTCTAATCAGAAATCAATAAACGAACTTGGAGTTCATTATCAGCCTATTGAAAAAGGAATTACAGATGCTGTTGAATATTTTAAGAATACAACTAAGTAG
- a CDS encoding SDR family NAD(P)-dependent oxidoreductase, whose product MKTKESFAVVTGASQGLGRAFTESLARRKINVILVSLPNQNLKEISQKIAELYHIKTHYYEVDLSVNENVLKLTEWINKSFNIHILINNAGLGGTRKFLDVTSDYINNILQVNVTATSLITHQLLPNLLKQPQSYILNVSSMAAFSPIGFKTVYPASKTFIHSFSRGLNEELKNTNVFVSVVNPGAMKTNPDVVERIEKQGFIGKLTLLDPDKVAEYCISQLFKKDSVIMVNPVSWLVMKILPIWIKLPLMTNAIKREIKA is encoded by the coding sequence ATGAAAACAAAAGAATCATTTGCCGTAGTTACCGGAGCAAGTCAAGGTTTAGGAAGAGCGTTTACAGAAAGTCTGGCCAGAAGGAAGATCAATGTTATTCTTGTGAGTCTTCCCAATCAAAATTTAAAAGAAATAAGTCAAAAAATAGCCGAACTTTATCACATTAAAACCCATTATTATGAGGTTGATCTTTCTGTGAATGAAAATGTTTTAAAGTTAACAGAATGGATAAATAAGTCCTTTAATATTCATATTTTAATTAATAATGCAGGATTGGGCGGAACCAGAAAATTTTTAGATGTAACTTCAGACTATATTAATAATATTCTTCAGGTGAATGTTACTGCCACTTCATTGATTACCCATCAGCTTTTGCCTAATCTTCTGAAACAACCTCAATCTTATATTTTAAATGTTTCAAGTATGGCAGCTTTCTCGCCTATTGGTTTTAAAACAGTTTATCCGGCTTCAAAAACTTTTATCCATTCATTTTCAAGAGGTTTGAATGAAGAGCTCAAAAATACCAATGTGTTTGTAAGTGTTGTGAATCCGGGCGCGATGAAAACAAACCCGGATGTTGTTGAAAGGATTGAAAAACAAGGCTTTATCGGGAAGTTGACCCTATTAGATCCTGATAAGGTTGCAGAATATTGCATCAGCCAGCTTTTTAAAAAAGATTCTGTAATTATGGTAAATCCTGTGAGCTGGCTTGTAATGAAAATATTGCCGATCTGGATTAAATTACCATTAATGACCAACGCAATAAAACGGGAAATAAAAGCATGA
- a CDS encoding DUF2867 domain-containing protein, whose amino-acid sequence MKIKKIEFPAASILSQGKEKFDYADSFEGELEGNGQDFDIAQIGKAFFTSGPKWGKKMFAFRNKVVKLFGLKTGGETDAVKETDNFTCEVGERVGLFKIFSKTSNEIVIGEDDKHLDFRVSLLFDKNRSEKDENSLTISTAVKFHNWLGVLYFLPVRPFHKLIVRLC is encoded by the coding sequence ATGAAAATTAAGAAGATTGAGTTTCCGGCAGCATCCATTTTATCTCAGGGAAAAGAAAAGTTTGATTATGCGGATAGTTTTGAAGGAGAACTGGAAGGAAACGGACAGGATTTCGATATTGCACAAATAGGGAAAGCTTTTTTTACAAGCGGACCAAAGTGGGGAAAGAAGATGTTTGCTTTCAGAAACAAGGTGGTGAAATTATTTGGGTTAAAAACAGGGGGAGAAACTGATGCAGTGAAAGAAACCGATAACTTTACCTGTGAAGTAGGAGAGCGCGTTGGTCTTTTTAAAATTTTTAGTAAAACAAGCAATGAGATTGTTATTGGTGAAGACGATAAACATCTGGATTTCAGAGTTTCCCTTTTATTTGATAAAAATCGGAGTGAGAAGGATGAAAACTCTCTCACGATTTCTACTGCGGTAAAATTCCATAACTGGCTTGGAGTATTGTACTTTTTACCGGTACGTCCTTTTCATAAACTGATTGTCCGGCTATGCTGA
- a CDS encoding DUF4180 domain-containing protein — protein sequence MEIKTHQINTTKVAEIISDTIIINSVQDGLDLLGNIYYQGFDQVIIYDKNITSDFFNLKTKIAGEILQKFSNYRINLTIIGDFSKHESKSLKDFIFESNKTKHINFIATLQDALEKISQ from the coding sequence ATGGAGATTAAAACACATCAAATCAATACTACTAAAGTAGCGGAAATAATTTCTGATACTATTATCATTAATTCTGTTCAGGACGGGCTGGATCTTCTGGGAAATATCTATTATCAGGGCTTTGACCAGGTAATTATTTATGATAAAAATATCACTTCTGATTTTTTTAATTTAAAAACAAAAATTGCGGGTGAGATCCTTCAGAAATTTTCGAACTATCGTATTAATTTAACTATAATTGGAGATTTTAGCAAGCATGAAAGCAAAAGCCTAAAAGATTTTATTTTTGAAAGTAATAAAACCAAGCATATCAATTTTATTGCAACCCTTCAGGATGCATTAGAAAAAATTTCACAATAA
- a CDS encoding DNA gyrase/topoisomerase IV subunit A: protein MMTEENSHEGESLKKVSGLYKDWFLDYASYVILDRAIPSVYDGFKPVQRRIMHSMRELEDGRYNKVANIVGNTMKYHPHGDASITDAMVGIGQKELLIDTQGNWGNIYTGDSAAAARYIEARLTPFALEVVFNPKTTDWTKSYDGRNNEPIDLPVKFPLLLAQGVEGIGVGLSTKILPHNFNELINASVAYLKGKKFELFPDFLTAGFLDVSEYNDGQRGGKVRARARINQVDKHTLMITELPFSKNTGDLIDSILKANEKGKIKIKKIEDNTSDKVEILIHLHNDMSPDKTIDALYAFTDCQVTISPNACVIVGDKPMFLSVSEILRMNTDHTVSLLKKELEIELHELQESWHFSSLERIFIENRIYHDIEEVKSWEEVLKTIDEGLKPHTKHLLRAVTEEDILRLTEIRIKRISRFDLDKFKENIAALEGKIEQVKHHLEHLIPYAIEYFLNIQKKYGKDRQRKTELRIFDTIDATKVAVANEKFYANFEEGFIGTSLKKDQYLFDCSDIDDIITFRKDGSMKVVKVEAKTFIGKDILHVAVWKKNDKRTVYNMIYREGREGPYYMKRFSVTGVTRNTDYPLASDKKGSETLYFSANPNGEAETVTVLLKPNPRIRKNKMDIDFSELAIKGRDSKGNLVTKYSVKKVDLKEEGVSTLAPRKIWFDETVRRLNADARGTLLGSFKGDDKILTINTNGEAKLVSFDLGNRFDDEYLVLEKWKPQQPVTCIYYDGEKEIYFIKRFLLENNTNPQTFMPSEHPKSFIESIIVANNATAEIVFAKDKGKERDPETINIDEFIAVKGIKAIGNQFTKFKVKSINITIPEPEEEEPEVYEEPERFEGDDEGGTIGDLFQSDDNTEN from the coding sequence ATGATGACAGAAGAGAACTCGCATGAAGGTGAGAGCCTGAAAAAAGTCTCCGGACTTTATAAAGATTGGTTTCTGGATTATGCTTCTTATGTAATCTTAGACCGGGCTATTCCATCGGTATATGATGGCTTTAAGCCTGTTCAGAGAAGGATAATGCATTCCATGAGAGAGCTGGAAGACGGGCGTTACAACAAGGTTGCCAATATTGTAGGAAATACCATGAAATATCACCCTCACGGTGATGCTTCTATTACTGATGCCATGGTAGGAATCGGGCAAAAAGAATTACTGATAGACACTCAGGGAAACTGGGGGAATATTTACACCGGTGATTCTGCCGCTGCTGCAAGATATATTGAAGCAAGATTAACTCCTTTTGCCTTAGAGGTCGTTTTTAATCCTAAAACCACAGACTGGACGAAGTCTTATGACGGAAGAAATAACGAGCCCATAGACTTACCCGTAAAGTTCCCGTTGCTTCTTGCACAGGGAGTGGAAGGGATCGGGGTCGGACTTTCTACAAAAATTCTTCCCCATAACTTTAATGAGCTGATTAATGCTTCTGTTGCATATTTAAAAGGTAAAAAGTTTGAACTTTTTCCGGATTTTCTTACCGCTGGTTTTTTAGATGTTTCTGAATACAATGACGGACAAAGAGGAGGAAAAGTAAGAGCAAGAGCCAGAATCAATCAGGTTGATAAGCATACTCTGATGATCACTGAGCTTCCTTTCTCTAAAAATACGGGAGATCTGATCGATTCTATCTTAAAAGCGAACGAAAAAGGGAAAATCAAGATTAAAAAAATTGAAGATAATACTTCTGATAAAGTAGAAATCCTGATTCACCTTCACAATGATATGTCTCCAGATAAAACGATAGATGCACTGTATGCATTTACGGACTGTCAGGTGACCATTTCTCCGAATGCCTGCGTTATTGTAGGAGATAAGCCAATGTTCTTAAGCGTTTCTGAGATTCTGAGGATGAATACGGATCATACCGTTTCTTTGCTTAAAAAAGAACTGGAGATCGAGCTTCATGAATTACAGGAAAGCTGGCATTTTTCGTCTCTGGAAAGAATCTTTATTGAAAACAGGATTTATCACGATATTGAAGAAGTTAAAAGCTGGGAAGAAGTATTAAAGACAATTGATGAAGGATTAAAACCTCATACCAAGCATCTCCTGAGAGCTGTAACGGAAGAGGATATTTTAAGATTAACGGAAATCAGGATCAAGAGGATTTCAAGATTCGATCTAGATAAATTTAAAGAAAATATCGCCGCTCTTGAAGGGAAAATAGAGCAGGTAAAACATCATTTGGAGCATCTTATCCCGTATGCTATTGAATATTTCCTGAATATTCAGAAGAAATACGGAAAAGACAGACAACGAAAAACGGAATTAAGAATCTTCGATACCATAGATGCGACTAAAGTAGCAGTGGCTAACGAAAAATTCTATGCTAATTTCGAAGAAGGATTCATCGGAACTTCCCTGAAAAAAGACCAGTATTTATTCGACTGTTCAGATATTGATGATATTATTACCTTCAGAAAAGACGGAAGTATGAAGGTGGTAAAAGTAGAAGCAAAAACTTTTATCGGAAAAGATATTCTTCATGTAGCGGTATGGAAGAAGAACGATAAGAGGACCGTTTACAATATGATCTATCGTGAAGGAAGAGAAGGACCTTATTATATGAAACGTTTTTCGGTAACCGGAGTAACACGAAATACGGACTATCCTTTAGCTTCAGATAAAAAAGGTTCGGAAACCCTTTATTTTTCTGCCAATCCAAATGGTGAAGCAGAGACTGTAACCGTGCTTTTAAAGCCGAATCCGAGAATCAGAAAAAATAAAATGGATATCGATTTCTCTGAATTAGCCATTAAAGGAAGAGATTCAAAAGGAAATCTGGTGACCAAATATTCGGTAAAGAAAGTAGACCTTAAAGAAGAAGGAGTTTCTACACTGGCTCCAAGAAAAATCTGGTTTGATGAAACCGTAAGAAGGCTGAATGCGGATGCAAGAGGTACTTTATTGGGAAGCTTTAAAGGTGACGATAAAATCTTAACCATCAATACCAACGGGGAAGCCAAACTGGTAAGCTTTGATCTCGGAAACCGTTTTGATGACGAGTATCTGGTTCTTGAGAAATGGAAACCTCAGCAACCCGTAACGTGTATTTATTATGACGGGGAGAAAGAAATTTATTTTATTAAAAGATTCTTGCTGGAAAACAATACGAACCCACAGACTTTCATGCCTTCGGAACATCCGAAGTCTTTCATAGAAAGTATTATCGTTGCCAATAATGCTACTGCTGAAATTGTTTTTGCAAAAGATAAAGGAAAAGAACGCGATCCTGAAACGATAAATATTGATGAATTCATTGCTGTAAAAGGAATAAAAGCGATCGGAAATCAGTTTACGAAATTTAAAGTAAAATCAATCAATATTACGATTCCGGAGCCGGAAGAAGAGGAACCGGAAGTGTATGAAGAGCCGGAACGTTTTGAAGGGGACGATGAGGGAGGAACTATCGGAGATTTGTTCCAAAGTGATGATAATACAGAAAATTAA
- a CDS encoding TIGR00266 family protein: MINHEIDYKIYGEEMQCVEIELDPKESVIAEPGSFMMMKDGIQMETLFGDGTEKGLMGKLFSAGKRMLTGENLFMTVFTNTSSDKRHVTFAAPYTGKIIPFDLSKLGGKVICQKDSFLCAAKGVTVGIEFQKKLGTGLFGGEGFIMQKLEGDGMTFVHSGGHVIEKELQPGEILKIDTGCIVAFTHTVDYDIQFVGGIKNTIFGGEGLFFAQLRGPGKVWIQTLPISRLASRILQYGTTKNKEQGSILGGIGNLLDGDGF; encoded by the coding sequence ATGATTAATCATGAAATAGATTATAAAATTTACGGGGAAGAAATGCAATGCGTGGAGATTGAGCTGGACCCGAAAGAAAGCGTAATTGCAGAACCGGGGAGTTTTATGATGATGAAAGACGGAATACAAATGGAAACCTTATTCGGAGACGGAACGGAAAAAGGACTGATGGGAAAATTATTTTCTGCAGGAAAAAGAATGCTTACCGGAGAAAACCTTTTCATGACCGTATTTACCAACACTTCTTCAGATAAAAGACACGTAACTTTTGCCGCTCCTTATACGGGAAAAATCATTCCTTTTGACCTGAGCAAACTCGGAGGTAAGGTGATCTGTCAGAAAGATAGTTTTCTTTGTGCTGCCAAAGGGGTTACCGTAGGAATTGAATTTCAGAAAAAGTTGGGAACGGGACTTTTCGGAGGGGAAGGATTTATCATGCAAAAGCTGGAAGGTGACGGGATGACCTTTGTACACAGTGGAGGACACGTAATCGAGAAAGAACTTCAGCCGGGAGAGATTCTTAAAATTGATACGGGATGTATCGTTGCCTTTACCCATACTGTAGATTATGATATTCAGTTTGTAGGCGGAATTAAAAATACGATTTTCGGCGGGGAAGGACTGTTTTTTGCACAGTTAAGAGGTCCCGGAAAGGTATGGATACAGACTTTACCTATTTCAAGGTTAGCCAGCAGAATTTTACAGTATGGAACCACTAAAAATAAAGAACAGGGAAGTATTTTAGGAGGAATAGGAAACCTGCTGGACGGGGATGGGTTTTAA